A stretch of the Erpetoichthys calabaricus chromosome 3, fErpCal1.3, whole genome shotgun sequence genome encodes the following:
- the pbk gene encoding lymphokine-activated killer T-cell-originated protein kinase homolog encodes MEPTINFKTPCKQENVKLRSGGSLGTPVLVPASPFMQKLGYGTGVSVYLMKRAGKGTQSPWAVKKINSNMTGSTDKIYQERLNEEAEVLKTLQHPNIVGFRAFATSSDGSKCLAMEYGGEQSLNDLIEKRREEKGGPFPASTILQVALCVARGLLYLHNEKRLLHGDIKSGNIVIKGDFESIKICDVGVCLKLNENMQVTDPNALYIGTEPWKPKEALEDGIITDKSDVFAYGLTLWEMMTLCMPHLQMLERDDENDEDTFDEEDFDEDAYYEALGTRPILCMEEFNESYQKAIEIFWACTNEDPNMRPSAAQIVKILEDEVPDLS; translated from the exons GGAGAATGTGAAGTTAAGATCTG GTGGCTCTCTTGGAACTCCTGTTCTTGTTCCAGCTTCCCCATTCATGCAAAAACTTGGCTATGGAACTGGTGTCAGCGTCTATTTAATGAAGCG cGCAGGCAAAGGTACACAATCTCCATGGGCAGTAAAGAAGATTAATAGCAATATGACAGGTTCAACTGATAAGATCTACCAGGAAAGGCTAAATGAAGAGGCAGAGGTTTTAAAAACTTTGCAACATCCAAACATTGTTG gatTTCGAGCCTTTGCTACATCTAGTGATGGATCCAAATGTCTGGCAATGGAGTATGGTGGAGAGCAGTCCCTTAATGACCTTATAGAGAAGCGAAGGGAAGAAAAAGGTGGTCCTTTTCCTGCCTCTACTATTTTACAAGTGGCTTTGTGTGTGGCACGTGGCCTTCTG TATCTCCATAATGAGAAGAGATTGTTACATGGTGACATTAAATCTGGTAACATTGTGATTAAAGGGGACTTTGAAAGCATAAAAATTTGTGATGTTGGAGTTTGTCTCAAATTAAATGAGAATATGCAAG TTACAGATCCAAACGCATTATATATTGGAACTGAACCATGGAAGCCTAAGGAGGCCCTTGAAGATGGTATAATTACTGACAAATCTGATGTGTTTGCTTACGGACTAACATTATGGGAAATGATGACTCTGTGCATGCCCCACCTTCAAATGCTTGAGAGGGATGATGAGAATGATGAAG ATACTTTTGATGAAGAGGATTTTGATGAAGACGCATACTATGAGGCACTAGGCACCCGACCTATTCTCTGCATGGAAGAATTTAATGAGTCTTACCAGAAAGCAATTGAGAtcttttgggcatgcaccaatgAGGATCCAAATATGCGTCCTTCTGCAGCCCAGATTGTGAAAATCTTGGAGGATGAAGTTCCTGATCTCAGTTAG